The Gammaproteobacteria bacterium sequence CAAAGCCGATGCCGACGCTGCCGCCGCGCTCCTGGTTGGAGAAGATCGCCGTATTGATCCCTACCAGTTCCCCCTGCAAGTTCACCAGCGCGCCGCCGGAGTTGCCCAAGTTGATCGGGGCATCCGTCTGGATGAAGTTCTCGTAGTTCAACAGGTTCAGGCCGCTGCGGTACAAGGCGCTCACCATGCCGTGGGTGGCCGAGTGCCCCAGGCCAAAGGGGTTGCCGATCGCCACCACGAAGTCTCCGATCCGCAGTTGATCCGCGTCGGCCCGCGGCAACTCCACCAGGCCGTCCCCCGCAATGCGGACCACCGCCACATCGGTACCGGGATCGGCGCCTACGATTTCTCCTTCCAGGGTGCGCCCGTCGAGCAAGGTTACGGTGATCTGATCGGCATTGGCGATCACGTGGTTGTTGGTCAGCACCAGTCCCCGCGCCGCATCTACGATGACGCCGGATCCCAGGCTTTGGAACTTCCTCTCCGGGGCCGGAATGTTGAAGAACCGGCGTGAGTAGGGGTCCACCAGGATGCGGCCGCGCTGCTGGATTCTGCCCTCGGTCGCGATGTTGACGACACCGGGCGTGGCCTGCTTCAGCATGGGCGCGACGCTGGAGGATTGCGCGCCGCCGTGCCCCCGCGAGGGCGCCGCCCAGGCGGCACAGAGAGCCGCCCCCAGCAGGACGGTCAGAAAATACGGGTAACGATGCGACATGATTCCTCCCTCGGCTGCATATGGGAAACGGGTCTTTGCGGGACCGGGGCGCGGATCGTATCCCAGGGCACGGCGCGGCGCCAGCGGCCGAGAGCGGCGGCAGCGCGCTAAAGCACCACCCGCAATCCCACCAGAATCATCATCCCCGCCAGCAGCATGCGGATGGCCTTTTCCGGGAGCAGGGGGCCGGAATGGCTGCCCAGGAAGATCCCCGGCAGGGAGCCTGCCAGTAGGCCCCCGAGCAAAATCCAGTCCACCGTGCCCAAATACAGGTGCCCCAACCCGGCAATGGCCGTTATCGGGACGGCATGCGCCAGGTCGGTTCCTACGACATGCGTGCCTTTCAGACGCGGGTACAGGAGCATCAGGGCAGCGGTTCCCAGGGCCCCCGCGCCGATGGAAGAGAGGGTTACCAATATGCCGAGGAAAAAACCGCCAAAGACGGTGGCAGTAGCAGCGGCGCCCCCCCGATTCCCTCGCAGCACGCGGAGGGCAGAGGGGGGCGGGCGGTCCCGGCCGATGCGCTGCAATCGGTCTTTGCACAGGATTACCAGAGCGGTCAGCAACAGGGCGAGCCCCAGGGCGAAGGTGATGACCGGTTCGTAATCGCCGCCGTGAACATACAGATGTTTGATCGCCAGCACGGCGAGCAGGCTGCCGGGAACGCTGCCGGATGCGGCCAACAGCACGATGCGCCAACGAATATTGCCGAGACGGTGGTGGATCCAAACTCCCCCGCTTTTGGTAACCGCCGCGTACAGCAGATCGGTGCCCACCGCGACGATCGGCTTTACCCCAAACCCCAATATCAACAGGGGGGTCATCAGCGAGCCTCCGCCTACGCCGGTCAGGCCGATGATGTAGCCGACCGCAAAGCCCGCGAGTATGTGGCTGAATTCCATTGGTTCAAGGTCGAATTGCCTGACAAACGAACGGCTCCCGCCTTTTTTCGTCTGGCCGGAGTCCGGGGCGCGCAACCAGTGTACTGCCCCCTTTTGCAATAAAATAGTATAATATATGGATAATTTATGCTTTTTTTGAATAATGAAATTGCAGCAACTGAGATATGCGCACACGATCGCCCGCCATGGCTTGAATATATCGGCCGCCGCCAAGCGATTGTTTGCCTCCCAGCCTAGCGTCAGCAGGCAGCTCCGCCTCCTGGAGGATGAACTGGGAGTGCGTTTTTTCGAGCGTAACGGGAAACGTATGACTGCCGTTACCCCGGTAGGGAAAAAGCTGCTGGAATGTATCGAGGAAATCCTGCTCCAGACGGAGAACCTTCACCGCATCGCTGGAGAAAGCAAGAACGAGACCTCCGGGAGCCTGTCGGTGGCGACCACCCATACCCAGGCAAGGTACCGACTGCCGGCGGTGATCAAGAGTTTTATCCGCCGTTATCCCAAGGTCTCGTTGCACCTGCACCAGGGCACGCCCATGCAGATCGCAAGGCTGGCGTCCGAAGAAAAGGTGGACTTTGCCATCGCGACCGAGGCGCTGGAGTTATTCGACAAGCTGATCATGATGCCCTGTTATCGCTGGAACCGCAGCATCGTCGTGCCGCTTCGCCATCCCCTGACCCGGGTTGGCAAACTAAGCCTGCGGGAGATCGCGAAGCATCCGCTCATCACCTACGTATTCGGGTTTACGGGCGGGTCGCAACTGAACGCCGCCTTTCGGCGGGCGCGGCTGGCGCCGAACGTGGTGTTTACCGCCACCGACGCCGATGTCATAAAGACCTACGTCAAGCTGGGGTTGGGCGTAGGCATCATCGCCCGCATGGCATACGACCCGAAAACCGACGGCGAATTGCGCTCCCTCGACGTCAGCGCGCTGTTCCCGCCCAGCGTTACCAAGATCGGTTTTCGCAGGGGGACGTATCTGCGGCAATACATGTACGATTTCATTTCCCTGT is a genomic window containing:
- a CDS encoding DegQ family serine endoprotease, with the translated sequence MSHRYPYFLTVLLGAALCAAWAAPSRGHGGAQSSSVAPMLKQATPGVVNIATEGRIQQRGRILVDPYSRRFFNIPAPERKFQSLGSGVIVDAARGLVLTNNHVIANADQITVTLLDGRTLEGEIVGADPGTDVAVVRIAGDGLVELPRADADQLRIGDFVVAIGNPFGLGHSATHGMVSALYRSGLNLLNYENFIQTDAPINLGNSGGALVNLQGELVGINTAIFSNQERGGSVGIGFAIPIDQAMQVMEQILKYGKVRRGYLGVRAQDLSPQLAEAFGLQKERGPVVTEVFPGSPAAEAGLQLRDIILEINGKAVENSGDLRNAVGLMQPGEAADFRILRDGSARNLQVRVRALEASPGERRARAETPRARNRLLSGVVVGDDKAGVRLTRVERGTPAWSGGLRPGDVILAVNQRPVRNVDEFLRAVDRQPTLLLRVSRGNTTLFLFIR
- a CDS encoding sulfite exporter TauE/SafE family protein — translated: MEFSHILAGFAVGYIIGLTGVGGGSLMTPLLILGFGVKPIVAVGTDLLYAAVTKSGGVWIHHRLGNIRWRIVLLAASGSVPGSLLAVLAIKHLYVHGGDYEPVITFALGLALLLTALVILCKDRLQRIGRDRPPPSALRVLRGNRGGAAATATVFGGFFLGILVTLSSIGAGALGTAALMLLYPRLKGTHVVGTDLAHAVPITAIAGLGHLYLGTVDWILLGGLLAGSLPGIFLGSHSGPLLPEKAIRMLLAGMMILVGLRVVL
- the cysB gene encoding HTH-type transcriptional regulator CysB gives rise to the protein MKLQQLRYAHTIARHGLNISAAAKRLFASQPSVSRQLRLLEDELGVRFFERNGKRMTAVTPVGKKLLECIEEILLQTENLHRIAGESKNETSGSLSVATTHTQARYRLPAVIKSFIRRYPKVSLHLHQGTPMQIARLASEEKVDFAIATEALELFDKLIMMPCYRWNRSIVVPLRHPLTRVGKLSLREIAKHPLITYVFGFTGGSQLNAAFRRARLAPNVVFTATDADVIKTYVKLGLGVGIIARMAYDPKTDGELRSLDVSALFPPSVTKIGFRRGTYLRQYMYDFISLFAPHLTREVVDKACASRGKEDLDELFSSCELPYI